A stretch of Porites lutea chromosome 5, jaPorLute2.1, whole genome shotgun sequence DNA encodes these proteins:
- the LOC140936438 gene encoding uncharacterized protein, giving the protein MTNQVPQWQLLIILLGVLLLCLGQLYGFTSVQKEIPRQELGMEKLMENDYICGNDNEQGLSRYRLATLLRNDSEKETLTIRKKRISKKLKKRKKVPEQDKPSANESGTRNAVKNMIEIPSKELIVLDPHADTQVYLFDSKEHTDPNISGLKKANSIPDAKRKTATYVHHRNSAIKRRTKASFKVPPRDASSPESRPDPTEENDVIYHWTKEQLLPLVYVTFAMGIIFGCTLRPHLLSLVYSIGNYFILQRRKKLRCHRVSIKFEVNSNLNLADLPFHFEEFLIKKLDVRCPGQRFYGWQKVGEAFHIDKDDLRYLKIEYKRDNGSPTSKLFEMLGKTQNRNVSDLVEVLWSPDIARPDIVSEIKLT; this is encoded by the exons ATGACGAACCAAGTTCCGCAATGGCAACTATTGATCATTCTGTTAGGCGTATTATTATTGTGTCTT GGCCAGCTCTACGGCTTCACTTCTGTGCAGAAGGAAATACCGAGACAGGAACTGGGGATGGAAAAACTAATGGAGAACGATTATATTTGTGGGAATGACAACGAGCAAGGTTTATCCAGGTACCGTCTGGCTACTTTACTTCGAAATGATTCTGAAAAGGAAACTTTGACAATAAGGAAAAAGAGGATttccaaaaaactgaaaaaaagaaaaaaagtacctGAACAGGACAAACCTTCAGCCAATGAAAGTGGAACAAGAAACGCTGTGAAAAACATGATCGAAATACCGAGTAAAGAATTAATTGTATTGGATCCTCATGCTGATACGCAAGTGTATTTGTTTGATAGCAAAGAACACACCGATCCTAATATATCAGGCCTTAAAAAGGCAAATTCCATTCCAGACGCTAAAAGAAAGACTGCCACTTACGTTCATCATCGCAACTCTGCTATCAAAAGGAGAACAAAGGCCTCTTTCAAAGTGCCACCTCGTGATGCATCGTCACCGGAATCAAGACCTGACCCAACAGAAGAAAATGACGTAATCTATCACTGGACAAAAGAGCAGTTGCTTCCTCTTGTTTATGTAACTTTTGCAATGGGAATTATATTTGGGTGTACCCTAAGGCCTCATCTTTTATCTCTCGTGTACTCCATTGGTAATTATTTCATCctgcaaagaagaaaaaaactcaGGTGCCACAGAGTGAGCATAAAATTTGAGGTCAACTCGA ATCTCAACCTGGCTGATCTACCTTTTCATTTTGAAGAATTCTTAATAAAGAAATTGGATGTACGCTGCCCGGGTCAACGGTTCTATGGCTGGCAAAAAGTAGGCGAAGCGTTTCACATAGACAAAGACGATCTTCGTTACTTAAAGATCGAATACAAAAGGGACAATGGAAGCCCCACCAGTAAGCTGTTCGAAATGCTTGGAAAAACGCAGAATAGAAATGTATCAGACCTCGTGGAAGTTTTATGGAGTCCTGACATAGCACGTCCTGACATTGTCTCTGAGATCAAACTTACTTAA
- the LOC140936457 gene encoding ras-like GTP-binding protein RHO yields MSKIRKKLVIVGDGACGKTSLLFVFSQDEFPGFHTPTVFENYVSDIEVNGKMVELALWDTAGQEAYDRLRPLSYPDSDVILMCFSIDSPDSLENIPEKWSPEVRHFCGHTVPVILVGNKKDLRHDKSVKNELSKLKQAPVSSEEGRVMSERIKAYSYMECSAKTREGVRDVFETAAKASLKRTPRRPQSWRKCSIL; encoded by the coding sequence ATGTCGAAAATCAGGAAGAAGTTAGTCATCGTCGGCGATGGTGCATGTGGAAAGACTAGCCTTCTGTTTGTGTTTTCTCAAGACGAATTCCCCGGATTTCACACTCCAACCGTTTTCGAGAATTATGTCTCTGACATTGAAGTCAACGGGAAGATGGTGGAGCTTGCCTTATGGGATACAGCCGGACAAGAGGCATATGACAGACTGCGACCACTGTCTTATCCCGACTCTGATGTTATCTTGATGTGCTTTTCCATTGATAGTCCTGATAGTTTGGAGAACATCCCGGAAAAATGGTCTCCTGAGGTAAGACATTTCTGCGGCCATACGGTACCAGTCATTTTAGTTGGTAACAAGAAAGATTTGAGACACGACAAAAGTGTGAAGAACGAGTTATCGAAGTTGAAGCAAGCGCCGGTGTCAAGCGAAGAGGGGCGTGTGATGTCTGAAAGGATCAAAGCTTATTCTTACATGGAATGTTCTGCTAAAACTAGAGAGGGAGTCAGGGATGTGTTTGAAACGGCCGCGAAGGCTTCCCTGAAAAGAACGCCACGCAGGCCTCAATCATGGCGTAAATGTAGTATATTATAG
- the LOC140936427 gene encoding uncharacterized protein — translation MEDLDTVLLKVLVTVGFLFLIWTKFLWENLEQDSEAFYPDGLEKCPPDTYTIDDNRNRVRCTACPTCPSGMEPSPTCGSTLVRTATGDCVQCKAGTYSEEADSATCKACTDCGSKEVLSSCTTETNAKCWECPPMQYEDETTNTCKPCSFCCEENSVAQKDCFNSRTCPGNCSQSTPIKYHSSMLNKLVARKLRSPFSKRPKLTRRQRVNQDANKRPEEPTYSERPRRDIYQENYMGTTSSETKYALSDSALDKDIDGKELTGFQPLQSPTNVPEGGQEKIDIPSPKILGARGFVKNEQGEQIVSTFEARVPPPTAPDSNIETFKKDTSSKSKRRVPAILPPSVTPLTVQDSRMMPPPTSTKIAPTSSTAIQQSAVPSTTSFLNSFLGTSAALCVFGLIGITIYLIRKGCVKQKGYRKMSEKEEPTGQKIGDDQFDEESNQDERLSLTEETTFEQADENGQIKDDLNLGEIPPDLEDILVKRLDVPHSRSGNNEYGWVKVGNAAGISGHELKFYKTEYQRPNGSPTKLLLEKLGSQGKTISYLIDVLQAPVVQLDSVAASIIRHRVTRV, via the exons ATGGAAGACTTGGATACAGTCCTCTTAAAGGTGTTGGTTACTGTTGGGTTCCTTTTCTTGATTTGG ACGAAGTTCCTATGGGAAAATCTGGAACAAGACAGCGAAGCGTTCTATCCAGATGGACTTGAGAAGTGTCCCCCGGATACCTACACTATTGATGACAACAGGAATAGAGTCAGGTGCACTGCATGCCCGACATGTCCTTCGGGAATGGAGCCTTCACCAACATGTGGTTCCACACTGGTTCGCACAGCAACTGGCGATTGCGTACAATGCAAGGCAGGTACCTACTCAGAGGAAGCCGATAGCGCCACGTGTAAAGCCTGCACTGACTGTGGCTCAAAAGAGGTCCTGAGTTCGTGTACTACAGAAACCAACGCAAAGTGCTGGGAGTGTCCCCCCATGCAATATGAGGATGAGACGACCAACACTTGTAAACCTTGCTCTTTTTGCTGCGAAGAAAATTCTGTTGCACAAAAGGATTGTTTTAACTCAAGGACATGCCCTGGAAATTGTTCTCAGTCGACACCAATAAAATACCACAGTTCAATGCTTAATAAATTAGTCGCCAGAAAATTGAGAAGCCCTTTCAGTAAAAGGCCAAAACTTACCAGGCGACAAAGAGTCAATCAAGATGCGAATAAGCGACCTGAAGAACCAACGTATTCAGAGAGACCTAGAAGGGACATTTATCAAGAGAATTACATGGGCACTACTTCCAGTGAAACAAAGTATGCCTTGTCTGATTCAGCTCTAGATAAGGATATCGATGGGAAAGAACTCACGGGTTTTCAGCCTCTACAAAGTCCTACAAACGTTCCTGAAGGTGGACAAGAAAAAATTGACATCCCGagtccaaaaattctaggtgctAGAGGGTTTGTAAAGAATGAGCAAGGAGAACAAATTGTGTCAACATTCGAGGCTCGAGTACCTCCTCCTACGGCACCTGACAGTAATATCGAAACTTTTAAGAAAGATACTTCTTCAAAAAGCAAACGCCGTGTCCCCGCAATTCTTCCACCAAGTGTTACTCCACTGACAGTGCAAGATTCTAGGATGATGCCTCCACCGACTTCGACCAAAATAGCTCCAACGTCATCAACAGCAATACAGCAGTCTGCAGTTCCAAGTACTACTTCTTTTCTCAACAGTTTCTTGGGAACAAGTGCTGCCTTGTGTGTATTTGGTTTAATAGGTATCACCATATACCTCATTAGAAAAGGCTGTGTTAAACAAAAAGGGTACAGGAAGATGAGTGAAAAAGAAGAACCTACTGGACAAAAAATTGGAG ATGATCAGTTTGATGAGGAATCTAACCAAGACGAGAGGTTAAGCTTAACAGAAGAAACCACTTTTGAGCAGGCGGATGAAAATGGCCAGATTAAGGATG ACCTCAACTTAGGTGAAATTCCCCCAGACCTAGAAGATATTTTGGTAAAGAGGTTGGATGTACCACACAGCAGATCTGGCAACAATGAGTATGGCTGGGTAAAAGTGGGAAACGCGGCCGGAATCTCAGGACATGAGCTTAAGTTCTACAAGACTGAGTATCAGAGGCCAAACGGAAGTCCGACAAAGCTGTTACTTGAAAAGTTAGGAAGCCAAGGAAAGACAATTTCATATCTAATAGATGTGCTCCAGGCACCTGTAGTACAACTTGATAGTGTGGCTGCATCAATTATAAGACATCGTGTAACAAGAGTGTGA
- the LOC140936806 gene encoding uncharacterized protein — translation MEDLDVELFKLLVTVGFVFLTWTKALWEDLQNASAAFYPDGLDKCPPETYTIDDNKNRVRCIECPTCPAGEEPSPPCGSTMVRKAVGDCVPCKAGTYSDKADSATCKVCTDCGSKEVLSSCTIETNARCRECPYMHYDDETTNTCKPCSLCCEENSVAQKNCLTSRICPGNCSQVTPIQEKYHSFKLQKLVARTMRTPWNKTSVLKLTRRHRVKQKVTKKIESTVKTNIEEPTHSERSERDIHQENYDDTYTPSETKYVRSNSALDRDIDGKDLQVLQSMLSPTNVLEGGKENIDTPSPEILEPRGVVKREKEQLVVTTFKPRVPPPEAPNSDVGESVPLTPEHQRGIKTFNNDTAVKNKRRIPAIVPPSVTPSTAQNAWAIPPPTPNNIPPTSKAVIEQSIVPSAASFLSSFSGTIAGLVVFGLIALIMYLVGKGCVRRQQKGYRKLSKKEEPQEPQIRGISSIFLIQTVNCAWALTIIVKFLLTSHYQSDEEVTIQPMDQNAAIQIGDDLNLCEIPPDLEDILVKRLDVPHSRSGNNEYGWVKVGNAAGISGHDLKFLKTEYLRPNGSPTKRLLEKLGSQGKTISYLIDVLQAPELQLDNVAASIRRRVTRV, via the exons ATGGAGGACTTGGATGTAGAACTCTTTAAGCTGTTGGTTACCGTTGGGTTTGTTTTCTTGACTTGG ACGAAGGCCCTATGGGAAGATCTGCAAAACGCCAGCGCAGCGTTCTATCCAGATGGACTGGACAAGTGTCCTCCAGAAACCTACACAATTgatgacaataaaaatagaGTCAGATGTATTGAATGCCCCACATGTCCTGCGGGAGAGGAGCCCTCGCCACCATGTGGCTCTACAATGGTTCGCAAGGCAGTTGGCGACTGTGTACCATGCAAAGCAGGTACCTACTCAGATAAAGCCGACAGCGCAACGTGCAAAGTCTGCACAGACTGTGGCTCAAAAGAGGTCCTGAGTTCGTGTACTATAGAAACCAACGCAAGGTGCCGGGAGTGCCCCTATATGCACTATGACGATGAAACTACCAACACTTGTAAACCTTGCTCTTTATGCTGCGAGGAAAATTCTGTTGCACAAAAGAATTGTCTAACCTCAAGGATATGTCCTGGAAATTGTTCCCAGGTGACACCAATTCAAGAAAAATACCACAGTTTTAAGTTACAAAAGTTAGTTGCTAGAACAATGAGAACCCCTTGGAATAAAACGTCGGTGTTAAAACTGACCAGGCGACACAGAGTCAAACAAAAGGTAACTAAAAAAATTGAGAGCACAGTTAAAACTAACATTGAAGAACCTACGCATTCAGAGAGAAGTGAACGGGACATTCATCAAGAGAATTACGATGACACTTATACACCCAGCGAAACAAAGTATGTTAGGTCTAATTCAGCTTTAGATAGGGATATCGACGGGAAAGACCTCCAGGTTTTACAATCAATGCTAAGTCCCACAAACGTTCTTGAAGGCGGTAAAGAAAACATTGACACCCCAAGTCCAGAAATTCTCGAACCTCGAGGGGTTgtgaagagagagaaagagcAGCTAGTTGTGACAACGTTTAAACCTCGTGTGCCTCCCCCTGAAGCACCTAACAGTGACGTAGGGGAGTCTGTGCCACTCACGCCGGAACATCAAAGAGGGATTAAAACCTTTAACAACGATACTGCGGTGAAAAATAAACGTCGTATCCCTGCAATTGTCCCACCAAGTGTGACTCCGTCAACAGCACAAAATGCTTGGGCGATTCCTCCACCCACGCCCAATAACATACCTCCGACGTCAAAAGCAGTGATAGAGCAGTCTATAGTTCCAAGTGCTGCCTCTTTTCTGAGCAGTTTTTCGGGAACAATTGCTGGCTTAGTAGTATTTGGTTTAATAGCTCTTATTATGTACCTTGTTGGTAAAGGATGTGTTCGTCGCCAACAAAAAGGTTACAGAAAGTTGAGTAAAAAAGAAGAACCTCAAGAACCACAAATTCGAGGtatttcttccattttcttgATACAAACTGTCAATTGCGCCTGGGCATTAACAATTATCGTAAAATTTCTATTAACCTCTC ACTATCAATCTGATGAGGAGGTCACTATACAGCCGATGGATCAAAATGCGGCTATCCAGATTGGGGATG ACCTCAATTTATGTGAAATTCCTCCAGACCTGGAAGATATTTTGGTAAAGAGGTTGGACGTACCACACAGCAGATCTGGCAACAATGAGTATGGCTGGGTAAAAGTGGGAAACGCGGCAGGAATCTCAGGACATGACCTTAAGTTCCTCAAGACTGAGTATCTGAGGCCAAACGGAAGTCCAACAAAGCGACTTCTTGAAAAGTTAGGAAGCCAAGGGAAGACAATTTCATATCTAATAGATGTGCTCCAAGCACCTGAACTACAACTTGATAATGTGGCTGCATCAATAAGGCGTCGTGTAACAAGAGTATGA